In Nostoc sp. GT001, a genomic segment contains:
- a CDS encoding TauD/TfdA family dioxygenase, which produces MPISTLTKVKVRSIDAPLGAIVTDLDASQPIAPEVILQLKEALRVDAKRLVARHRHILIFKDQKLSDEQLLNFSLYFGALFVPSDETPVLASKPGETPVVIPISNVDGGYTGTGELTFHSDHKWTPTPSSGSLLYALEIPTHGGDTYWLNTNLAYEALDEATKERIADLQLITYNPFLRDRNAPRSLYRLDKTIPLISPIFPHPLVRTHPESGKKHLYLDAATEVEIVGLEPEEGSKLIEQLRQHLTQPKFYYQHKWSVGDIVYWDNQATLHYRQAFDPNERRVLKRVSLAGSRPF; this is translated from the coding sequence ATGCCAATCTCGACTTTGACAAAGGTTAAAGTTAGGTCTATTGATGCCCCTTTGGGAGCCATAGTTACCGATCTGGATGCTAGTCAACCGATCGCACCTGAAGTTATCTTACAACTTAAAGAAGCTTTGCGCGTAGACGCGAAGCGGCTTGTCGCCAGACATCGCCACATCTTAATCTTCAAAGACCAAAAGCTCTCCGATGAACAACTTTTAAACTTTTCTCTATACTTTGGCGCACTCTTTGTACCATCTGATGAAACTCCAGTATTGGCTTCTAAACCAGGAGAAACTCCGGTAGTAATTCCAATTTCCAATGTCGATGGTGGCTATACTGGTACTGGAGAATTAACTTTCCATTCCGATCACAAATGGACTCCGACCCCATCTAGTGGTTCGCTTCTTTATGCGTTGGAAATACCAACTCATGGTGGAGATACTTATTGGTTAAATACCAATTTAGCCTATGAGGCATTAGATGAAGCCACCAAAGAACGGATTGCAGATTTGCAGTTAATTACCTATAACCCATTTTTGCGAGATCGGAATGCACCCCGCTCTTTGTATCGTTTAGACAAAACTATTCCTTTAATCAGTCCAATCTTTCCCCATCCTTTAGTTAGGACACATCCAGAAAGTGGTAAGAAGCATCTTTACTTAGATGCTGCTACAGAAGTGGAAATTGTCGGGTTAGAACCGGAAGAAGGATCTAAATTGATTGAACAGTTGAGGCAACATCTAACTCAACCCAAGTTCTACTACCAACACAAATGGTCTGTAGGTGATATTGTCTACTGGGATAATCAAGCTACCTTGCATTACCGTCAAGCATTTGATCCAAATGAGCGACGAGTATTAAAGCGGGTTAGCCTTGCAGGTAGTCGTCCCTTTTAG
- a CDS encoding aliphatic sulfonate ABC transporter substrate-binding protein — protein MPALKGKFEFRKSQRTTRRSLLFALGYCLMLSTVLSSCGEAKNNTQQSTTSPESTASSGTTEKSTDKQVVRIVRSKQLSALAVLEKQGALEKRLEPLGFKVQWAEFAAGPQQLEALNANGLDIASTAESPPVFSQAAGAPLVYLATTRPSGKAISLLVPVNSPIKSVTDLKGKKVAFQKASIGHYLLVKALEDAGLKLSDVQSVFLAPPDANAAFSQNKVDAWYIWEPFATRNVQNKIARVLADGGKLRDTGNFYSTSRQFYQAHPDVIKVFLEELEKAEIWTKDHPKEVAQLLATVTQLDPPTLEIMHKKYDYGLLPITDKTITKQQEVADKWYSLGLIPKKVNVREGFLTPEEYAKITPSEVLANK, from the coding sequence ATGCCAGCTTTAAAAGGAAAGTTTGAATTCAGGAAAAGCCAGAGAACAACACGCCGTTCCTTGTTATTTGCTCTGGGCTACTGCTTAATGCTATCGACAGTCTTATCGAGTTGTGGTGAAGCCAAAAATAACACTCAGCAGTCAACAACTTCCCCTGAGTCTACTGCTTCATCTGGCACTACAGAAAAGTCAACTGATAAGCAAGTAGTACGGATTGTACGTTCAAAACAACTTTCTGCTTTAGCAGTTTTAGAAAAGCAGGGTGCTTTGGAAAAGCGATTAGAGCCTCTGGGTTTTAAAGTACAGTGGGCTGAGTTTGCCGCTGGGCCACAACAGCTAGAAGCCTTGAATGCAAATGGACTAGATATTGCATCTACAGCCGAATCGCCTCCTGTATTTTCACAAGCAGCAGGAGCGCCTCTTGTTTATCTAGCTACTACACGCCCTAGTGGTAAAGCAATTTCACTTTTAGTTCCCGTAAACTCTCCGATTAAAAGTGTTACTGATTTGAAGGGAAAAAAAGTGGCTTTTCAGAAAGCCTCTATCGGTCACTATTTATTAGTTAAGGCTTTAGAAGACGCAGGACTAAAACTGAGCGATGTCCAATCAGTTTTTCTAGCGCCGCCAGATGCAAATGCGGCATTCAGTCAAAACAAGGTGGATGCTTGGTATATCTGGGAGCCATTCGCTACTAGAAATGTACAAAATAAAATCGCTCGTGTTTTAGCAGATGGTGGTAAGTTGCGGGATACTGGTAATTTTTACTCAACTTCGCGCCAATTTTATCAGGCTCATCCTGATGTAATCAAAGTGTTTTTAGAGGAACTAGAAAAGGCAGAAATATGGACGAAGGATCATCCCAAAGAAGTAGCACAACTGCTTGCTACTGTAACTCAGTTAGATCCACCGACTCTAGAAATAATGCATAAGAAATATGACTATGGGCTGCTACCAATCACTGATAAAACTATTACTAAGCAACAGGAAGTTGCAGATAAGTGGTACAGCTTAGGACTTATCCCCAAGAAAGTGAATGTTAGAGAAGGGTTTTTAACACCTGAAGAGTACGCCAAAATTACTCCCTCAGAGGTGTTAGCGAATAAGTAG
- a CDS encoding class I SAM-dependent methyltransferase produces MTQLKTLPTYDPSLFEGAAEGYAQHRTKYPPIVFDKLAEIFNLNGQGRLLDLGTGSGLISIPLRTKFEEVVAIDPDPEMIAEAKRQAAAVGANNITWLEQGAELIDSSLGKFKLTTIGRAFHWMERELVLERLYELLTDDGALALLNTGDNPWESNLLWKQAAVGVVKKWLGEERRTGQRGQGTRKPVDPPHEVVIGNSAFARQETYEVPFEKSWTVDSYLGYLYTTAFSLKIFYGDNAPAFEKDLREALLAVEPSGHFTEELKATILVAWKH; encoded by the coding sequence ATGACTCAACTAAAAACACTTCCCACCTACGACCCAAGTTTATTTGAGGGAGCTGCTGAAGGCTACGCTCAACATAGAACCAAATACCCACCGATTGTATTTGATAAACTAGCCGAAATATTTAATCTCAATGGTCAAGGACGACTCCTTGATTTAGGTACTGGCTCAGGATTAATTTCAATTCCTCTACGAACCAAATTTGAGGAAGTTGTTGCGATCGATCCCGATCCAGAAATGATTGCAGAAGCTAAACGGCAAGCAGCAGCAGTTGGAGCAAATAATATTACTTGGTTAGAACAAGGAGCAGAGTTAATCGACTCTAGTTTAGGGAAATTTAAGTTAACCACTATTGGTAGAGCCTTCCACTGGATGGAACGCGAATTAGTGCTTGAGCGCCTTTATGAATTGCTTACTGATGATGGTGCATTAGCACTGCTTAACACTGGTGATAACCCTTGGGAAAGTAATTTACTTTGGAAACAAGCTGCTGTTGGAGTAGTGAAAAAATGGTTAGGTGAAGAACGCCGAACTGGACAACGAGGACAAGGCACTCGTAAGCCAGTCGATCCTCCCCATGAAGTCGTAATTGGTAATTCGGCTTTTGCTCGTCAAGAAACCTATGAAGTGCCATTTGAAAAATCTTGGACTGTCGATAGCTATCTCGGCTATTTATACACTACAGCCTTCTCTCTGAAAATTTTCTATGGTGATAACGCCCCAGCATTTGAAAAGGATCTTAGAGAAGCACTACTAGCAGTTGAGCCGTCTGGACATTTTACAGAAGAACTCAAAGCTACAATTTTAGTCGCTTGGAAGCACTAG
- a CDS encoding amidohydrolase family protein, which yields MTIALDRPQKTRSAQIREKLGYPIIDTDVHTQEFEPAVLDYLEQVGGTEIVERFKENLPGSSRFKWYKQSWEERFAYRTNRPNWWGRPTKNTLNLATISLPKLLHERLQEAGTDFAVVYPNLATMAPNIGNEEMRRAVCRAVNTYHADIFRPYSDRLTPIAAIPLHTPEEGIEELEYAVNVLGLKAIQIPGYVRRPIPAFEKYGKEVANEVVWIDNFGLDSQYDYDPFWAKCQELKVVPTTHASSQGWTTQRSVTNAQYNHINHFAFAAEALCKSLFFGGVTRRFPQLKFAFLEGGSAWGASLYADIIWHWETRNKQHLLSNNNPAIIDKEALVKLYTRYGGELVDGRLDKIGDGLGFHHQLLAPEDPGELDEFELAGIEKPEDVRDRFLNHFYFGTESDDTRVSQAFNRAANPFGDRVKAFLGSDSGHWDVPDITAVTANAYSMAEREIITEEDLRYFLSIHPLELYTSLNQDFFKGTGVEKAANEYLAGK from the coding sequence ATGACGATCGCTTTAGACCGCCCGCAAAAAACCAGGTCTGCTCAAATTCGGGAAAAACTTGGTTATCCAATCATTGACACCGATGTACATACCCAAGAATTTGAACCAGCAGTCTTGGATTATTTAGAGCAAGTTGGTGGCACTGAAATTGTCGAACGTTTCAAAGAAAATTTACCAGGATCTTCCCGCTTTAAGTGGTATAAGCAAAGTTGGGAAGAACGTTTTGCTTATCGTACCAATCGCCCTAACTGGTGGGGTCGTCCCACAAAAAATACTTTGAATCTGGCTACCATTAGCTTACCCAAGTTGCTACACGAACGCTTGCAAGAAGCAGGTACAGACTTTGCCGTTGTGTACCCCAACTTGGCAACAATGGCCCCGAATATCGGCAACGAAGAAATGCGGCGGGCTGTTTGTCGGGCAGTTAACACCTACCATGCTGATATTTTCCGCCCTTATAGCGATCGCTTAACACCCATCGCCGCCATTCCCCTGCATACTCCCGAAGAAGGGATTGAAGAGTTGGAATATGCGGTAAATGTTCTGGGACTCAAAGCAATTCAAATCCCAGGTTATGTTCGTCGTCCAATTCCTGCCTTTGAAAAATACGGCAAAGAAGTCGCTAACGAAGTAGTTTGGATTGATAACTTTGGCTTAGATAGCCAATATGATTACGATCCATTCTGGGCTAAGTGCCAAGAACTGAAAGTTGTACCCACAACTCACGCTTCTAGCCAAGGTTGGACAACTCAGCGTTCTGTCACCAACGCCCAGTACAATCACATTAATCACTTTGCCTTTGCAGCAGAAGCATTATGCAAATCGCTGTTCTTTGGTGGAGTTACCCGCCGCTTCCCGCAATTAAAGTTTGCCTTCTTAGAAGGTGGTTCAGCTTGGGGTGCTAGTCTATACGCCGATATTATTTGGCACTGGGAAACCCGCAATAAACAACATTTGTTGTCAAATAACAATCCTGCCATTATCGATAAGGAAGCATTAGTAAAGTTATATACTCGCTACGGTGGCGAACTCGTAGATGGACGCTTAGATAAAATTGGTGACGGTTTAGGATTCCACCATCAACTATTAGCTCCAGAAGATCCAGGCGAACTCGACGAATTTGAACTAGCAGGAATTGAGAAGCCAGAAGATGTGCGCGATCGCTTCTTGAATCATTTCTACTTCGGTACGGAATCAGATGATACCCGTGTAAGCCAAGCCTTTAATCGTGCAGCTAATCCCTTTGGCGATCGCGTTAAAGCCTTCTTGGGTTCAGATTCCGGTCACTGGGATGTGCCTGATATCACCGCCGTTACAGCCAACGCCTACTCAATGGCAGAACGCGAAATCATTACCGAAGAAGACCTCCGTTACTTCCTCTCAATCCATCCCTTGGAGTTGTACACCAGTCTCAATCAAGACTTCTTCAAAGGTACAGGTGTTGAGAAAGCCGCAAACGAATATTTGGCTGGGAAATAG
- a CDS encoding amidohydrolase family protein: MTIALERPQKTKSAQIREKLGYPIIDTDVHTQEFPPAFLDYLEQVAGTAIAQRFQEHLPGASRSKWFKQSWDERRTYRTARPPFWTRPTNDPLNLATVSLPKLLHERLQEAGTDFAVVYPNLATMAPHIGNEEMRRAVCRAANTYHADIFRPYSDRLTPIAAIPMHTPEEAIAELEYAVKVLGLKAIQIPGHIRRPIPAFEKYGEEVANEAIWIDTFGLDSKYDYDPFWAKCVELKVVPTTHSSGMGWINRRSISNYQYNHIGHFASAGEALCKSLFFGGVTHRFPTLKFAFLEGGAAWGASLYADLIWHWDTRNKDHLVENNNPANIDREELLELYTRYGGELVHGRLDQLGSGLGFHAELLSPLEPGDLDEFAVAGVTKPEDIRDRFLNHFYFGTESDDTRVAQAFNRKANPYGDRVKAFLGSDSGHWDVPDITAIAANTYSMVERKIITEEDLQYFLSIHPLELYTSLNRDFFKGTAVEKTADEFLAGKETR, translated from the coding sequence ATGACTATTGCATTAGAACGTCCTCAAAAAACCAAGTCTGCTCAAATTCGGGAAAAACTGGGTTATCCCATCATTGATACTGATGTACATACCCAAGAATTTCCCCCAGCATTCTTGGATTATTTAGAGCAAGTTGCTGGAACTGCGATCGCACAGCGTTTCCAAGAACACTTACCCGGTGCATCTCGCTCTAAATGGTTTAAGCAATCTTGGGATGAACGCCGCACTTACCGCACCGCCCGCCCTCCTTTCTGGACTCGTCCCACTAACGATCCCTTAAATTTAGCTACTGTTAGTTTACCGAAGTTGTTGCACGAACGCTTACAAGAAGCTGGTACAGACTTTGCCGTTGTGTACCCCAACTTGGCAACGATGGCCCCACACATCGGCAATGAAGAAATGCGGCGGGCTGTTTGCCGTGCGGCTAACACTTACCACGCTGATATTTTTCGTCCTTATAGCGATCGCTTAACGCCCATTGCGGCAATTCCCATGCATACGCCCGAAGAGGCGATCGCAGAATTGGAATACGCGGTGAAAGTACTGGGACTCAAAGCCATTCAAATCCCCGGACATATCCGCCGCCCCATTCCCGCCTTCGAGAAGTATGGCGAAGAAGTAGCCAACGAAGCCATCTGGATTGATACCTTTGGCTTGGATAGTAAATATGATTACGATCCCTTCTGGGCGAAATGTGTAGAACTGAAAGTTGTACCCACCACCCACTCTTCCGGTATGGGGTGGATCAATCGGCGTTCCATTAGCAATTACCAATATAACCATATTGGTCACTTTGCATCGGCTGGAGAAGCACTGTGTAAATCTCTGTTCTTTGGTGGTGTAACTCACCGCTTCCCCACACTCAAGTTTGCCTTCTTAGAAGGAGGTGCAGCTTGGGGTGCTAGTTTGTACGCTGATTTGATTTGGCATTGGGATACTCGCAATAAAGACCATTTGGTGGAAAATAACAATCCCGCCAATATCGATCGCGAAGAACTGTTAGAACTATATACCCGTTACGGCGGCGAATTAGTACATGGTCGTTTGGATCAACTAGGTAGTGGTTTAGGTTTCCACGCTGAGTTATTATCTCCCCTAGAACCAGGTGATTTAGATGAATTCGCTGTTGCCGGAGTTACCAAGCCAGAAGATATCCGCGATCGCTTCTTGAATCACTTTTACTTCGGTACAGAATCAGATGATACCCGTGTAGCTCAAGCTTTTAACCGCAAAGCTAACCCTTATGGCGATCGCGTTAAAGCCTTCTTAGGTTCCGATTCTGGTCATTGGGATGTACCTGATATTACTGCGATCGCAGCTAATACCTATTCAATGGTAGAACGCAAGATTATCACCGAAGAAGATTTGCAATATTTCCTGTCAATTCATCCCTTGGAGTTGTACACCAGCCTGAATCGTGACTTCTTCAAAGGTACAGCTGTGGAGAAAACCGCAGATGAATTTTTGGCTGGGAAAGAGACGCGATAA
- a CDS encoding ABC transporter substrate-binding protein encodes MLSLPVGTSYISKNKFTFRFSISVACILLLVTTGCSQGENKSAQSIEAVNVNNNVAASNNIPTLRIGYVGSSEPTGPLGWAKKKGILDRELQKAGFKNITFARFPNGPDLNEALVAGQLDVGSLGDTPAIVLRARGQETRLLRITQFNTTAWLVAKKNGARSLAELKDQKIATQKGSYMHRYLLGLLAEAKIAKDVKVVHLMTTEAKAALERGDIAAYATSSDMGPFLKSQGFPVIDSSANHQGLSGTSLVVATESFLAKQPDFPKKFNGILTEAAKDLKANSEEYYQYHAQTTKYPLDIIKISYPLKQISEEPLPAEGVKLLEGTKKFLVSQGLAKSDFKLTDWVVNEQPR; translated from the coding sequence ATGCTGTCGTTACCAGTAGGAACAAGTTATATCAGTAAAAATAAATTTACTTTCAGATTCTCAATTTCAGTGGCTTGTATCCTACTGTTAGTAACTACAGGATGTAGCCAAGGCGAAAATAAATCTGCTCAATCCATTGAGGCTGTTAATGTCAATAACAATGTTGCTGCATCCAATAATATTCCTACACTACGTATAGGTTATGTAGGTAGTTCAGAACCTACAGGGCCACTTGGTTGGGCAAAGAAAAAAGGAATTTTAGATCGGGAGTTGCAAAAAGCAGGATTTAAAAACATTACTTTTGCAAGATTTCCTAATGGGCCGGATCTAAATGAGGCGCTTGTCGCCGGACAATTAGATGTTGGCTCTTTAGGCGATACACCAGCCATAGTTTTGAGAGCAAGGGGTCAGGAAACGCGACTGCTGCGGATTACTCAATTTAATACAACCGCTTGGTTAGTGGCGAAAAAGAATGGTGCGCGATCGCTTGCTGAACTGAAAGATCAAAAAATAGCTACCCAAAAAGGTTCTTATATGCATCGATACCTGCTGGGTCTATTAGCTGAAGCTAAAATTGCCAAGGATGTAAAAGTTGTTCACTTGATGACTACTGAGGCAAAAGCGGCTTTAGAACGTGGTGATATAGCAGCTTATGCAACTTCTAGCGATATGGGGCCTTTTCTGAAATCACAAGGGTTTCCAGTGATTGATTCTTCGGCAAATCATCAGGGTTTGTCAGGGACATCATTAGTTGTCGCAACCGAAAGCTTTTTGGCGAAACAACCTGACTTTCCCAAAAAATTTAACGGAATTCTGACAGAAGCAGCCAAGGATTTAAAAGCTAATTCTGAAGAATATTATCAGTATCACGCACAAACTACTAAATATCCCCTCGATATCATCAAAATATCGTACCCACTGAAACAAATCTCAGAAGAACCATTACCAGCTGAGGGTGTAAAACTTTTAGAGGGAACAAAGAAATTTTTAGTCTCGCAGGGTTTAGCAAAGTCAGACTTTAAATTAACAGATTGGGTTGTTAATGAACAGCCGCGTTAA
- a CDS encoding ferredoxin family protein — translation MIELVSESRCIKCNICVNICPTNVFDRVPNAPPTIARQSDCQTCYMCELYCPVDALYVAPESDVTTSVNEAELAEVGLLGSYRENIGWGHKRTSTAKADQTFQILKQMK, via the coding sequence GTGATTGAGTTGGTCAGCGAATCGCGGTGCATAAAATGTAATATCTGCGTGAATATTTGTCCAACTAACGTGTTTGACAGAGTACCTAATGCGCCGCCAACCATTGCCCGACAAAGTGACTGCCAAACCTGTTATATGTGCGAGTTGTATTGTCCAGTTGATGCTCTTTATGTTGCACCAGAGAGCGATGTGACGACTTCAGTTAACGAAGCAGAATTGGCAGAAGTTGGGCTACTGGGTAGTTATCGAGAAAACATTGGTTGGGGACATAAACGCACTTCAACAGCAAAAGCCGATCAAACATTCCAAATTCTGAAGCAGATGAAATAG
- a CDS encoding FAD-binding protein: protein MLKTLTNDFELDLEADVLVIGGGLAGTWAAWSAASNGARVILVDKGYCGTTGCAAASGNGVWYVPPDPEARETAKASRESLGGFLADRNWMDRVLNQTYININQLAEWGYPFPTDDEGKPSRRSLQGPEYMRLMRRQIQRAGVKILDNSPALELLVDDDGAVAGATGVNRQTGEKWIVRSQSTIIATGGCAFLSKALGCNVLTGDGYLMAAEAGAEMSGMEFSNAYGISPAFSSVTKTLFYNWATFTYEDGTVIPGASSHRRSIIAQTLLQQPVYAIIDKAAESMRASMRLAQPNFFLPFDRAGIDPFTQRFPVTLRLEGTVRGTGGIRIVDESCASSVRGLYAAGDAATRELICGGFTGGGSHNAAWAISSGYWSGKSAAEYSRSLGEQKTQRQVKGVGEVILESGSVACRRRHRTLATDEIIQAVQAEVFPYEKNYFRTEQGLTESLGKLNHLWQELRSSQVTSEKELIRAREAAAMVATARWMYSSAIERKETRGMHKHQDYPEQDANQQHHLISGGLDQVWVKSQPLSTEKSLSKIGAAV from the coding sequence ATGCTTAAGACGTTAACAAACGATTTTGAACTCGACTTAGAAGCAGATGTGCTTGTGATTGGAGGTGGGCTAGCTGGAACTTGGGCGGCTTGGAGTGCTGCATCAAATGGAGCTAGAGTGATCCTCGTAGATAAAGGGTATTGCGGCACAACTGGATGTGCTGCTGCATCTGGGAATGGTGTGTGGTACGTGCCACCAGATCCAGAAGCACGGGAAACAGCGAAGGCAAGTCGGGAATCGTTGGGTGGGTTTTTAGCCGATCGCAATTGGATGGATCGGGTACTGAATCAGACTTATATCAACATTAATCAGTTAGCAGAGTGGGGTTATCCCTTCCCTACCGATGATGAAGGCAAACCCTCTCGGCGATCGCTGCAAGGGCCAGAATATATGCGGCTGATGCGGCGACAAATTCAACGCGCTGGAGTCAAGATTTTAGACAACAGCCCCGCCTTAGAATTACTAGTTGATGACGATGGTGCTGTTGCTGGTGCAACAGGTGTGAACCGTCAAACTGGTGAGAAATGGATAGTGCGATCGCAGTCCACAATTATCGCCACAGGTGGCTGTGCATTTCTCAGTAAAGCGTTAGGATGCAACGTCCTGACGGGGGATGGTTATCTGATGGCGGCAGAAGCAGGGGCCGAGATGTCGGGTATGGAATTTTCTAATGCTTATGGCATCTCTCCCGCCTTTTCTTCAGTTACCAAAACCCTGTTTTATAATTGGGCAACCTTCACCTACGAAGACGGTACTGTAATTCCGGGTGCGAGTTCTCATAGACGGTCAATAATTGCTCAGACATTACTGCAACAGCCAGTTTACGCCATCATAGACAAAGCGGCAGAATCAATGCGGGCATCTATGCGTTTAGCACAGCCCAACTTCTTTTTACCCTTTGACCGTGCAGGTATCGATCCATTTACTCAACGGTTCCCTGTGACTCTGCGCCTAGAAGGAACTGTGCGCGGTACAGGGGGGATTCGGATTGTAGATGAGAGTTGTGCCAGTTCTGTGCGGGGACTTTACGCGGCTGGAGATGCCGCTACACGGGAACTAATTTGTGGCGGATTTACTGGCGGTGGTAGTCATAATGCGGCTTGGGCAATATCTTCTGGCTATTGGTCAGGAAAATCGGCTGCTGAATATAGCCGCAGTTTGGGAGAACAAAAAACTCAACGACAAGTTAAGGGTGTTGGAGAGGTAATATTAGAGAGTGGGAGCGTAGCTTGCCGCCGAAGGCATCGCACCTTAGCGACTGATGAAATTATTCAGGCAGTCCAAGCTGAAGTATTCCCTTACGAAAAGAACTATTTCCGTACAGAACAAGGCTTAACCGAGTCTTTGGGTAAGCTAAATCATCTTTGGCAAGAACTCCGCAGTAGCCAGGTAACATCAGAGAAAGAGCTAATCCGGGCGCGAGAAGCTGCGGCAATGGTAGCCACAGCACGATGGATGTACAGCAGTGCCATTGAACGTAAAGAAACTCGTGGTATGCACAAACATCAAGACTATCCAGAACAAGATGCTAACCAGCAACATCACCTAATTAGTGGCGGATTAGATCAAGTCTGGGTGAAGAGTCAGCCGCTAAGTACAGAAAAGTCTTTATCTAAAATAGGAGCAGCAGTGTGA